A genomic stretch from Telopea speciosissima isolate NSW1024214 ecotype Mountain lineage chromosome 7, Tspe_v1, whole genome shotgun sequence includes:
- the LOC122668499 gene encoding desiccation-related protein PCC13-62-like, which produces MAMSSMFFCNSQLSVLFIILGNLLYCCYSSSHNFESHAHPICGPYHPAHAIPIFPEDVDLMQFPLNLEFLEAELFLFAALGYGLDKIAPKLALGGPPPIGARKANLDHLTMAIIEEFGFQEVGHIRAIERTVGGFPRPLLNLSAHNFAKLMDQAFEYPLIPPFDPYRNSLNFMLASYLIPYVGLTGYVGTNPFINGYKAKALLAGLEGVEAGQDAVIRMYLYERAKEMVEPYNITVEEFTIKISKLRNELGKCGIKDEGIFVPLELGAENRTCSNVLSANFDSLSYPRTPNEVLRIVYDTGNEHIPGGFYPKGGNGRIARELLEHPS; this is translated from the exons atggcaatGTCTTCTATGTTCTTCTGCAACTCCCAGCTCTCAGTCTTGTTCATCATTTTAGGCAACTTACTCTACTGTTGTTATAGTAGCTCTCATAACTTTGAATCTCATGCCCACCCAATTTGTGGACCTTATCATCCTGCCCATGCGATTCCGATTTTTCCAGAAGATGTGGACCTGATGCAATTTCCCCTGAATCTTGAGTTCCTCGAAGCAGAGTTGTTCTTGTTTGCAGCACTGGGATACGGGCTTGATAAGATCGCTCCCAAGTTAGCCCTGGGCGGCCCACCTCCTATCGGTGCCAGGAAAGCCAACCTTGATCATCTCACTATGGCAATTATCGAAGAGTTTGGCTTCCAAGAAGTTGGCCATatcag GGCAATTGAACGAACAGTTGGTGGGTTTCCGAGGCCATTGTTGAATCTAAGTGCCCATAACTTCGCCAAGCTAATGGATCAGGCATTCGAATACCCACTGATCCCTCCCTTCGATCCATACCGTAATAGCCTCAATTTCATGTTGGCTTCCTACTTGATTCCTTATGTGGGTCTTACTGGTTACGTTGGAACCAATCCATTCATCAACGGATACAAAGCTAAGGCA CTGTTGGCGGGTCTGGAAGGGGTAGAAGCTGGGCAAGATGCAGTGATAAGAATGTATTTATACGAAAGGGCCAAGGAAATGGTGGAACCTTACAACATAACAGTGGAGGAGTTCACAATTAAAATCTCAAAGCTGAGGAACGAACTGGGTAAGTGTGGGATCAAGGATGAAGGAATCTTTGTTCCACTTGAGTTGGGTGCTGAGAATCGTACTTGCAGTAATGTCTTATCTGCAAACTTTGACTCCCTCTCTTACCCAAGAACTCCCAATGAGGTCTTGAGGATCGTCTATGACACCGGCAACGAGCACATTCCCGGAGGTTTCTACCCCAAAGGTGGCAATGGAAGGATTGCAAGGGAACTTCTTGAACACCCTTCTTAG